One part of the Laspinema palackyanum D2c genome encodes these proteins:
- a CDS encoding dienelactone hydrolase family protein — MADLEIKSAHVKVPNADLLISAYLAQPVGIGPFPGIIVFQEIFGVNEHIRAVTEKIAKMGYVAIAPALYQRTAPNFEVGYSEEDMTLGRHYKEQTKVSELKSDTQASLDYLKTLPSVKTTAMGCIGFCFGGHVAYLAATLPEIKATASCYGAGIVNWTPGGGEPSLSVTPEISGTIALLFGTEDPLIPNEQVNQIEAELQKHGIRHRVIRYPGATHGFLCDRRSSYNPEAAVDAWTQIQQLFDETLQSL, encoded by the coding sequence ATGGCAGATTTAGAGATAAAAAGCGCTCATGTCAAAGTGCCGAATGCAGATTTACTGATTTCTGCGTATCTGGCGCAACCCGTTGGAATTGGTCCATTTCCCGGAATTATCGTGTTTCAGGAAATTTTTGGGGTCAACGAACATATCCGAGCGGTGACCGAGAAAATCGCCAAAATGGGATATGTGGCGATCGCCCCGGCACTATACCAACGCACGGCACCCAACTTTGAGGTGGGCTACTCCGAAGAAGACATGACCCTTGGACGGCACTATAAAGAGCAAACCAAGGTTTCAGAACTCAAAAGCGATACCCAAGCAAGTTTGGATTATCTGAAAACCCTCCCTTCAGTCAAAACAACCGCAATGGGCTGTATTGGGTTTTGCTTCGGGGGCCATGTGGCCTATCTGGCGGCGACCCTTCCAGAAATTAAGGCGACTGCCTCCTGTTATGGGGCGGGGATTGTCAACTGGACCCCCGGAGGCGGGGAACCCAGCTTGAGTGTCACCCCAGAAATTAGCGGGACGATCGCCCTGCTGTTTGGAACAGAGGACCCGTTAATCCCCAACGAACAAGTCAACCAAATCGAAGCGGAACTCCAAAAACATGGCATTCGTCACCGGGTGATTCGATACCCCGGGGCAACCCACGGGTTTTTATGCGATCGGCGATCGAGCTACAATCCCGAAGCAGCGGTTGATGCTTGGACTCAGATCCAGCAACTGTTCGATGAAACCCTCCAATCCCTGTGA
- a CDS encoding S1 RNA-binding domain-containing protein: MNSNSSRSQKAQPSFSAEDFAKALEQQDYDFRKGQKVRGQAFEYVSDGAYIDIGGKAAAFLPLAEASVKPVSNLAEVVPLNEERDFLIVSEPNDEGQVKVSIRQMELRKVWEHLAQVQENNESVPVRVIGVNKGGVTVNVEGLRGFIPRSHLSERGNLEQLIGQNLSATILEADRDRNKLVLSQRLQARAKRMGQLVVGQLVEGEVVGLKPFGVFVDLNGVTGLLHINQISQKYVASLQTVFQVGQPIKVVIAELDEWKGRISLTTKVLENYPGEILEKMDEVMATAEERRSPKSETETAAPST, encoded by the coding sequence ATGAATTCTAACTCATCCCGTTCTCAAAAGGCCCAACCGTCTTTTTCTGCTGAGGATTTTGCGAAAGCCCTCGAACAACAAGATTATGACTTTCGTAAAGGTCAGAAGGTCCGAGGTCAAGCGTTTGAATATGTTTCTGATGGGGCTTATATTGATATTGGGGGAAAAGCGGCGGCTTTTCTCCCCCTAGCAGAAGCGTCTGTAAAGCCGGTCAGCAATCTGGCGGAAGTGGTACCCCTCAACGAGGAACGGGACTTTTTGATCGTCAGCGAACCGAATGACGAAGGTCAAGTCAAGGTATCGATTCGCCAGATGGAATTGAGGAAAGTCTGGGAGCATTTAGCTCAGGTGCAAGAGAATAATGAATCGGTGCCAGTCCGGGTGATTGGCGTGAATAAGGGTGGCGTCACGGTTAATGTGGAAGGGTTGCGCGGTTTTATTCCGCGATCGCACCTCAGTGAGCGGGGGAATTTGGAGCAGCTCATTGGACAGAATCTGAGTGCCACGATTTTGGAGGCCGATCGCGATCGCAATAAGTTGGTGCTATCTCAACGCCTACAAGCTCGCGCCAAGCGCATGGGCCAACTCGTAGTGGGTCAACTGGTTGAAGGAGAAGTAGTCGGACTCAAGCCATTTGGGGTCTTTGTAGACCTCAATGGGGTGACGGGGTTGCTCCATATTAATCAGATCAGTCAAAAGTATGTGGCGTCTCTCCAGACGGTGTTTCAAGTGGGACAACCGATTAAAGTGGTGATTGCGGAGTTGGACGAGTGGAAAGGACGGATTTCTCTGACGACGAAGGTGTTAGAGAATTATCCAGGGGAGATTCTGGAGAAAATGGATGAGGTGATGGCAACGGCGGAGGAACGGCGATCGCCAAAGAGTGAAACCGAGACAGCCGCACCATCGACCTAG
- a CDS encoding PEP-CTERM sorting domain-containing protein, with protein sequence MNFQRHILSVAAATTFFSLASVAPADALTFGNSGILFDTDTTIDFNFAQSHGWWFGDFGVKDLSTGLETLLISETLNANIGSGLENDSKGTAGSGLAVVNPFASFTFKAGKEYSLVLNSYKATQSRTRGDLANTVYSTSALNNPLNDPNWNKPVTIGDNNYDPLLNGRTVKASDRVLFEGDLFSGLQLFFEDNGLAGDHDYDDFIVSARVAQVSVPEPATLLGLGLVAGAMAFSRRRKETQAS encoded by the coding sequence ATGAACTTCCAACGACACATTCTATCTGTAGCAGCAGCAACCACTTTCTTCAGCCTAGCCTCTGTAGCACCTGCCGACGCTCTTACATTTGGAAACAGCGGCATCCTGTTCGATACCGATACGACTATTGACTTTAACTTTGCTCAATCCCACGGGTGGTGGTTCGGTGACTTCGGGGTTAAAGATCTATCTACTGGATTAGAAACGCTTCTGATTTCTGAAACTCTCAATGCCAATATCGGAAGTGGGTTGGAGAATGACAGTAAAGGAACAGCAGGTTCGGGTCTGGCAGTTGTAAATCCCTTTGCGAGTTTCACCTTCAAGGCAGGTAAAGAATACTCTTTGGTTCTGAACAGCTACAAGGCAACACAAAGTCGTACTCGTGGAGATCTAGCTAATACGGTTTACTCCACCAGTGCGCTCAATAACCCGTTAAATGACCCGAATTGGAATAAGCCGGTCACCATAGGCGACAATAACTACGATCCGCTTCTCAATGGCAGAACTGTCAAGGCAAGCGATCGCGTCTTGTTTGAAGGTGATTTGTTCTCGGGTCTCCAGTTGTTCTTTGAAGATAACGGTCTGGCCGGGGATCACGACTACGATGACTTTATCGTGTCCGCTAGAGTAGCTCAAGTATCTGTGCCTGAACCCGCCACCTTACTTGGTTTAGGACTTGTAGCGGGTGCGATGGCTTTCTCCCGACGTCGCAAAGAAACTCAAGCCTCCTAA
- a CDS encoding GntR family transcriptional regulator, whose amino-acid sequence MLQFHIKTESEIPASTQLFNQIRFAIASRQIPPGEKLPSTRALAIQTGLHRNTISKVYRQLEELGLVDSQAGSGIYVRDENQERVVRMTSPLFQKYPDAYKTVKRSLDELLQQGCSLNQARELFLTEIDWRLRCSARVLVTAPTHDIGAGQLMAFEIEQELKIPVQLVPLEDLSKALEQTPTGTVVTSRYFFNKAEEVAGPKAVRVIPIDTYDYMEEMELVKTLPKNSYFGIVCLSLGIMRVAEVIIHSLRGEDVLVMTSQPDDAYKVNAVVRTAHTIICDQPSYNKVRGAIHAAREEMIRAPRVFKTENYIGVDSLNMLKRELGFE is encoded by the coding sequence ATGCTTCAGTTTCATATCAAGACCGAAAGCGAAATCCCTGCATCGACTCAGTTATTTAATCAAATCCGCTTCGCGATCGCCTCTCGACAAATTCCCCCCGGGGAAAAGCTGCCGAGTACCCGCGCTTTAGCGATTCAAACGGGTCTGCACCGCAATACCATCTCTAAAGTTTACCGACAACTCGAAGAACTCGGACTGGTAGACTCTCAAGCGGGTTCGGGCATTTACGTGCGCGACGAGAACCAAGAACGAGTCGTTCGCATGACTTCTCCCCTGTTTCAAAAATATCCCGATGCCTATAAAACGGTAAAACGCAGTTTAGATGAATTGCTGCAACAGGGATGTTCTCTCAATCAAGCGCGGGAACTATTTTTAACAGAAATTGACTGGCGCTTGCGATGCAGTGCCAGGGTGTTAGTCACGGCACCGACTCATGATATCGGTGCAGGGCAATTAATGGCCTTTGAAATCGAACAAGAACTCAAAATTCCCGTGCAGTTGGTTCCCTTGGAAGACCTCTCCAAAGCACTGGAACAGACTCCTACCGGAACTGTAGTCACGAGTCGCTATTTTTTCAATAAAGCAGAAGAAGTCGCGGGACCGAAAGCCGTTCGAGTAATTCCCATCGATACTTATGACTATATGGAAGAGATGGAATTAGTCAAAACGTTACCTAAAAATAGTTATTTTGGGATCGTTTGTTTGAGTTTAGGAATTATGCGGGTTGCGGAAGTGATTATCCACAGTTTGCGGGGAGAAGATGTCCTCGTGATGACGAGTCAACCGGATGACGCCTATAAGGTGAATGCGGTGGTCCGGACTGCTCATACCATTATCTGCGATCAGCCCAGTTACAACAAGGTCCGAGGGGCCATCCATGCGGCGCGAGAGGAAATGATTCGCGCCCCTCGGGTGTTTAAGACGGAGAACTATATTGGAGTGGACTCCCTGAATATGCTCAAACGGGAATTGGGGTTTGAGTAA